In Virgibacillus sp. NKC19-16, a single genomic region encodes these proteins:
- a CDS encoding glycosyltransferase family 2 protein, translating to MSNSKVSIIIPAYNEEENIYPVNEALEEEFAGLSYSYEVIFVDDCSQDDTLQTIRTLANTYPNVKYVSFTRNFGKESALLAGLQHAKGEAVIIMDADMQHPPSLIPKLLEGYQEGYQQVVARRDRNGEAKSRSFLSSLYYKVINKVVQVELKDGEGDFRLLGRQAIEAILELSEGNRFSKGLFSWIGFEKKTVYFENVERQNGVSHWSFKQLLNYGVEGILSFNQRPLRVVLYCGLISLLLGLIYIFSMFLMIILQGVDEPGYFTVISSILFLGGVQLVSLGVIGEYVGRIYSETKNRPHYLVKESNTEREEK from the coding sequence ATGAGCAATTCCAAAGTTTCCATCATTATCCCAGCATACAACGAAGAGGAGAATATCTATCCAGTAAATGAAGCGTTGGAGGAAGAGTTTGCTGGTCTTTCTTATTCCTATGAGGTTATTTTTGTGGACGACTGCAGCCAGGATGATACGCTGCAGACAATCCGTACGCTTGCAAATACATATCCAAACGTGAAATATGTTTCTTTTACGCGTAATTTTGGCAAGGAATCCGCTCTGCTTGCGGGGCTTCAGCATGCAAAGGGGGAAGCGGTTATTATTATGGATGCGGATATGCAGCATCCCCCCTCGCTGATTCCCAAGCTTCTGGAAGGATACCAAGAAGGGTATCAACAGGTGGTCGCAAGAAGGGATCGGAATGGTGAGGCCAAATCACGTTCCTTCCTTTCTTCCCTCTATTATAAGGTGATCAATAAGGTCGTGCAGGTGGAGTTGAAAGACGGGGAAGGAGATTTTCGGTTACTGGGAAGGCAGGCAATAGAAGCAATATTGGAACTAAGTGAGGGAAACCGTTTTTCAAAAGGGCTGTTTTCCTGGATTGGTTTTGAGAAAAAGACGGTGTATTTCGAGAACGTCGAGCGGCAGAACGGGGTATCCCACTGGTCTTTTAAGCAGCTGCTTAATTACGGGGTAGAAGGGATTCTTTCCTTTAATCAGCGGCCGCTTCGTGTTGTGCTTTATTGCGGTTTGATTAGTCTTCTTCTTGGGTTGATCTATATTTTCTCCATGTTTTTGATGATCATTTTACAAGGCGTGGATGAACCAGGTTATTTCACGGTTATTTCTTCTATTCTATTCCTTGGCGGGGTGCAGCTCGTGAGCCTTGGTGTGATCGGGGAATATGTGGGAAGAATTTATTCTGAAACCAAAAACAGGCCCCATTATCTGGTAAAGGAAAGTAATACGGAAAGGGAAGAAAAATGA
- a CDS encoding GtrA family protein, with the protein MKRLNNEFFRFVIVGGLNTANYYIFYVTFYNLLDWHYLPSHLLGFLISMLISFFLNVYFTYKVKPTLSKFLLFPFTQVVNISVSSLLIYIFVDLLNWNGNIAPLAAVIFTVPITFFITSKILKR; encoded by the coding sequence ATGAAACGACTGAACAACGAATTTTTTAGGTTTGTGATTGTAGGCGGATTGAATACCGCGAATTACTATATTTTCTATGTTACTTTTTATAATCTGCTGGATTGGCATTATCTCCCTTCCCACCTCCTTGGCTTTCTTATCAGCATGCTCATATCATTTTTCCTGAACGTGTATTTTACCTATAAGGTGAAGCCCACGTTGTCCAAATTCCTTCTGTTCCCTTTCACACAGGTGGTCAATATCTCGGTTTCTTCCCTGTTGATCTACATCTTTGTCGATCTGCTAAATTGGAATGGGAATATTGCGCCGCTTGCTGCAGTAATATTCACCGTGCCGATCACATTTTTCATTACCAGTAAAATTTTGAAGAGGTAG
- a CDS encoding YfhO family protein, with translation MTNKQWILLVGASLFIAILAHAFFLYQWTQGVYMAGPNDGLSQMVPLRAMLYEQFTSGNFFYSFEFGLGGGTYTQLAYYYGINIFFFLITAVVFALESLSAIHAPDVLFWAQATVFISIIRLTLILMITTYVFRYMNMRLIPSFIGAIMYGVSAMYFRHVTFWEFFGDAFLWLPLLIFGVEKIIREKKPGWLIAATAISFFDNFYFAYINGFFTGLYIIARWLFPLNAKEIAKRIQIKYFSISVLLGFGIGSVGFIPAVWGFLQNVRPPYDAEIPILSSTSNILYDSAYVIVPAIFVLMLGLFFLYKKPQFRLFVVLSLFMLILHFIPWAASFFNGLSAPQQRFEYLATFTMGGAVAAGLPYLQKLKPKQVIQLGIWLAAVYALFYFADPTYEITSLASASFPILAALVLLLVYLQTKFGKLAWYGLLTVIVLSQLIIMNQYQFHKLYVDGGVHTTTKDYIVSDQYDSKEQQELMDRVLESDPSALSRVSWVTDSRNNTPIIQEFPGTSVYSSILNQHLLNFYYYDLEIDMKRESVSRYSGFGDRANLHSMWRGKYAMFEKGEEVNIPYGFEPYMDSENYIVYENTNVLPFVRTSDQIYSEAALENSHVLDREQAMLQGLVVKGSTSAAEDVPQNGNLIDQATVESVGGTYTDGRLLITEKEGGLDITIPEDAQDTDTEDYYVSFHLLNNVEDAPGFGLHVNEFQTSRKSRTSIYKTNVNDITIRIPKDETISIRLPKGDYTLTDLELYAEDYETLEQVHEESEDEQKPEITMDGNNITIENLQSDSHGYMAIPVPYEKGWQVEVNGEKRDIEQVNYAFLGTSIQPGDHTVEFTYMPPYFKTTLVVMAISLLVGVIWVRRA, from the coding sequence ATGACGAACAAACAATGGATCCTGCTGGTGGGTGCCAGCCTATTCATCGCGATCTTGGCGCATGCCTTTTTCCTCTATCAGTGGACACAGGGCGTCTATATGGCAGGGCCGAATGACGGCTTGTCCCAGATGGTTCCTCTTCGCGCGATGCTTTATGAACAGTTCACCAGCGGAAACTTCTTCTATTCCTTTGAATTCGGTCTGGGAGGTGGCACTTACACACAGCTTGCCTATTATTATGGAATCAATATCTTTTTCTTTTTGATTACAGCGGTGGTCTTCGCTCTGGAATCCCTGTCGGCCATCCACGCACCGGATGTGCTGTTCTGGGCCCAAGCGACCGTGTTCATCAGCATCATTCGTCTCACCCTGATACTAATGATCACTACATATGTCTTTCGCTATATGAACATGCGATTGATTCCTTCGTTCATCGGTGCGATTATGTATGGAGTGTCCGCCATGTATTTCCGGCATGTGACGTTCTGGGAATTTTTCGGAGATGCTTTCCTGTGGCTACCACTACTGATTTTCGGGGTGGAAAAGATCATCCGGGAGAAAAAACCAGGCTGGCTCATTGCCGCGACTGCTATTTCCTTTTTTGACAATTTCTACTTTGCCTATATCAATGGTTTTTTTACAGGGTTGTATATCATCGCCAGGTGGCTATTCCCTCTGAATGCAAAAGAGATCGCAAAACGCATACAGATAAAATACTTTAGCATATCTGTACTCCTTGGGTTCGGTATTGGCTCGGTCGGATTTATCCCTGCCGTATGGGGGTTCCTGCAGAACGTTCGGCCACCATATGATGCCGAGATCCCGATATTGTCGTCAACGAGCAACATTCTGTATGACAGTGCGTATGTGATTGTTCCAGCAATCTTCGTGTTGATGCTCGGGCTCTTTTTCCTGTACAAAAAACCGCAGTTCCGGCTGTTTGTGGTATTAAGCCTGTTTATGCTTATTCTCCATTTTATTCCGTGGGCGGCAAGCTTCTTTAACGGCCTTTCCGCCCCACAGCAACGGTTTGAATACCTAGCCACCTTTACGATGGGCGGTGCAGTCGCTGCCGGTCTACCATACTTACAGAAATTGAAGCCCAAACAGGTGATTCAATTGGGAATATGGTTGGCAGCCGTTTATGCGTTATTTTATTTTGCAGATCCTACGTATGAAATCACCAGTCTGGCATCAGCTTCCTTTCCGATATTAGCAGCTCTGGTTCTGCTGTTGGTATATCTGCAAACGAAATTTGGAAAGCTGGCGTGGTATGGCCTGCTTACAGTCATTGTCCTGTCACAGCTGATTATCATGAACCAATACCAGTTCCACAAACTGTACGTAGACGGTGGGGTTCATACTACCACCAAGGACTACATTGTAAGCGACCAGTATGATTCAAAGGAGCAGCAGGAATTGATGGATAGAGTACTTGAATCGGATCCATCCGCCCTGTCTAGGGTGAGCTGGGTGACGGACTCCAGGAATAACACGCCGATCATCCAGGAGTTTCCTGGTACAAGTGTGTATTCAAGCATTCTCAACCAGCATCTTCTTAACTTTTATTATTACGATCTCGAAATTGATATGAAGCGGGAGAGTGTCAGCCGTTATTCCGGATTCGGGGACCGAGCAAATCTTCACAGCATGTGGCGTGGGAAGTATGCCATGTTTGAAAAAGGGGAGGAAGTAAATATCCCGTACGGTTTTGAACCCTATATGGATAGCGAAAATTATATCGTCTATGAGAATACCAATGTCCTGCCATTTGTTCGGACTTCTGATCAGATCTACAGTGAGGCGGCGCTCGAAAATAGTCACGTCCTTGACCGGGAGCAGGCAATGTTGCAGGGGCTTGTGGTCAAAGGCAGTACCAGTGCGGCGGAGGATGTTCCACAAAATGGCAACCTGATCGATCAGGCTACTGTAGAATCTGTCGGTGGGACCTATACTGATGGTCGCCTGCTGATTACGGAAAAAGAAGGCGGCCTGGACATTACGATCCCAGAAGATGCACAGGACACAGATACCGAGGATTATTATGTATCCTTTCATCTGCTAAATAATGTTGAAGACGCGCCAGGCTTCGGGCTGCATGTCAACGAATTCCAGACGAGCCGGAAATCGCGGACATCCATCTACAAGACAAATGTAAATGATATCACCATCCGCATTCCAAAGGATGAGACCATTTCCATACGGTTGCCAAAGGGGGATTACACCCTCACGGATCTTGAGCTTTATGCGGAAGATTATGAGACATTAGAACAAGTACACGAAGAATCAGAAGACGAGCAGAAGCCTGAAATAACCATGGATGGAAACAACATAACCATCGAAAACCTGCAATCGGATTCCCATGGCTATATGGCCATTCCGGTTCCTTATGAAAAAGGCTGGCAGGTCGAGGTGAACGGTGAGAAGCGGGATATCGAACAGGTGAATTATGCCTTCCTCGGCACCTCCATCCAGCCTGGGGATCATACGGTGGAATTTACCTATATGCCGCCCTATTTCAAGACGACCTTAGTAGTAATGGCAATTTCACTGCTTGTGGGTGTGATTTGGGTGCGGAGGGCTTGA